A DNA window from Rhizobium jaguaris contains the following coding sequences:
- a CDS encoding GNAT family N-acetyltransferase: MDQAVLLRDATEADLPAICEIYNHAVVHTTAIWNDTLVDVDNRLEWFKARKAKGFPVIVAAKGGKVAGYASYGDWRAFDGYRHTVENSVYVDKDHRGLGIGEDLLRELVARAAGGNVHVMIAAIETGNTTSIRLHEKLGFRIVGQFSEVGTKFGRWLDLTCMELRITA, encoded by the coding sequence ATGGACCAAGCCGTTTTGCTTCGCGATGCCACCGAGGCTGATCTGCCTGCGATTTGCGAGATCTATAACCACGCCGTGGTGCACACGACCGCGATTTGGAACGATACGCTGGTCGACGTCGATAACCGCCTGGAATGGTTCAAGGCGCGCAAGGCCAAGGGCTTTCCGGTCATCGTCGCGGCCAAGGGCGGCAAGGTGGCGGGCTATGCCTCCTACGGCGATTGGCGCGCCTTCGACGGCTACCGCCATACGGTCGAAAACTCCGTCTATGTCGACAAGGACCACCGCGGTCTCGGTATCGGCGAAGACTTGCTGCGCGAGCTCGTCGCCCGCGCTGCCGGAGGCAATGTCCATGTCATGATCGCCGCCATCGAGACCGGCAATACCACCTCTATCCGCTTGCATGAAAAGCTCGGTTTCCGCATCGTCGGCCAGTTTTCGGAAGTTGGTACCAAGTTCGGTCGCTGGCTGGATCTGACTTGCATGGAACTGCGCATAACAGCCTAG
- a CDS encoding NAD(P)/FAD-dependent oxidoreductase produces the protein MQIAVVGAGIVGASIAYHLARRGARVHLFDEGLAPAAGVTGKAFGWVNLINGEPTANYGNYRIWREAISEYQRLKVALPEALRHARSGSLVWHATAAETQALVQEHQAAGAAVELVDAKTVAWWEPELREVPECAAFSPDDLALDPTLLTQTFVHAAIAFGAQADFDQKIISLETSDGRITGVRTAEQAVSADVVVLATGTSIDTLISPFGLAIGVESSPAVLLQYSCDRPFLNHILRGPDLEVRQRPDHSLLSAASCRGDSEENGPVAIGHRVLDVMRRKLALPDGVELQRAVIGYRPVFADGFPRLGFLPGADGIYVAVAHPGIILAPLLGRLAMEEIIEGQRSTLVPGFSVGAFPGS, from the coding sequence ATGCAGATAGCCGTCGTCGGCGCAGGGATTGTCGGGGCATCGATTGCCTATCATCTGGCACGCCGCGGAGCGCGGGTGCATTTGTTCGATGAAGGTCTGGCGCCAGCCGCGGGCGTCACCGGCAAGGCATTCGGCTGGGTCAATCTCATCAACGGTGAACCAACCGCGAATTATGGAAATTACCGTATCTGGCGCGAGGCGATCAGCGAATATCAACGTTTGAAGGTGGCCCTTCCGGAGGCCCTGCGGCACGCGCGGTCCGGTTCGCTAGTCTGGCATGCGACGGCCGCGGAGACGCAGGCGTTGGTGCAGGAGCATCAGGCTGCGGGCGCGGCGGTCGAACTGGTCGACGCCAAGACGGTCGCCTGGTGGGAGCCGGAGCTTCGTGAAGTGCCGGAATGCGCGGCCTTCTCTCCGGACGATCTGGCGCTGGATCCGACGCTGCTCACGCAGACATTTGTGCACGCCGCGATCGCTTTTGGGGCCCAGGCGGATTTCGATCAGAAGATTATCTCTCTCGAAACATCCGACGGTCGGATCACCGGTGTTCGGACGGCAGAGCAAGCCGTTTCGGCTGATGTCGTGGTCCTGGCCACCGGTACGTCGATCGACACGCTGATCTCGCCGTTCGGACTGGCTATCGGCGTCGAGAGCTCGCCCGCGGTGCTGCTGCAATATTCCTGCGACCGACCCTTCCTGAATCACATTCTCCGCGGACCGGATTTGGAAGTTCGCCAGCGGCCCGACCATTCGCTGCTCTCAGCCGCAAGCTGCAGGGGCGATTCCGAAGAGAACGGGCCGGTGGCTATCGGACATCGCGTGCTGGATGTGATGAGACGAAAGCTCGCTTTGCCGGACGGTGTCGAACTGCAGCGGGCAGTCATTGGCTATCGTCCGGTCTTTGCCGACGGGTTTCCGAGGCTTGGCTTCCTTCCGGGCGCCGACGGTATCTATGTTGCCGTTGCCCACCCCGGCATCATTCTGGCACCCTTGCTCGGCCGGCTGGCGATGGAAGAGATTATCGAGGGACAGCGATCCACCCTTGTGCCCGGATTTAGCGTGGGTGCTTTTCCCGGCAGCTGA